In the genome of Cryptomeria japonica chromosome 8, Sugi_1.0, whole genome shotgun sequence, one region contains:
- the LOC131078047 gene encoding 7-deoxyloganetin glucosyltransferase-like isoform X4 yields the protein MVPPLHAVIVACPAQGHFNPIMNLAELLAMRGFFITFVTTEWMDQRLLKAASKDAAARDREIQERGFKFRFLAIPDGLPPEHGRTSEIGELWLAMQSSGPALESVLTVPDKSVPPITCIVSDSYLCSTAEVAKNLGVPRVIFWTNCTAYATTQKNANFLLSLGHIPVKEEDLKSKDKLITCLPGKIPPIRPTDIVSFLREKHISEIVFSAALDESRFQNIGDYVLVNTFEELEGGKDAQMGLSVNGCPALAIGPLFLPNFLQGRNSVYSMWEEDKTCFQWLDGQAQGSVLYVSFGSIAIKSEKQLHELALGLEGCGYPFLWVLRSDIAEGKSLDLPEGFKDRTKDRALIVSWTNQLKVLSHPSIGGFLPHSG from the exons ATGGTGCCTCCTTTGCACGCAGTAATTGTGGCCTGCCCTGCACAAGGCCACTTCAATCCAATAATGAATCTTGCAGAGCTGCTGGCCATGCGAGGATTTTTCATAACCTTTGTTACTACTGAATGGATGGATCAGCGGCTTCTAAAAGCAGCTTCCAAAGATGCAGCTGCACGTGACCGTGAGATTCAAGAAAGGGGCTTCAAATTTCGGTTTTTAGCTATCCCAGACGGCTTACCGCCGGAACATGGCCGAACTTCTGAGATTGGTGAGCTTTGGCTTGCGATGCAAAGTTCGGGACCTGCTTTGGAAAGTGTGTTGACTGTACCAGATAAATCTGTACCGCCAATCACATGCATTGTTTCAGATAGCTATTTATGCTCCACAGCAGAGGTGGCTAAAAATCTTGGGGTGCCCAGAGTTATCTTCTGGACTAATTGTACTGCATATGCCACTACTCAGAAAAACGCTAACTTTCTTCTTTCTCTGGGCCATATCCCTGTCAAAG AAGAGGATTTAAAATCTAAAGATAAACTCATCACGTGCCTTCCCGGAAAAATCCCACCCATTAGGCCTACTGACATCGTCTCCTTCCTCCGGGAAAAACACATCTCTGAAATAGTTTTCAGTGCCGCTCTCGACGAATCTCGCTTCCAAAACATAGGAGACTACGTGCTAGTCAATACTTTCGAGGAGTTGGAAGGAGGTAAAGATGCACAAATGGGTCTCAGCGTTAATGGATGCCCTGCTCTAGCAATAGGCCCTCTGTTTCTTCCAAATTTCTTACAAGGTAGGAATTCCGTGTATAGTATGTGGGAAGAGGATAAAACGTGCTTTCAATGGCTAGACGGTCAAGCGCAGGGATCTGTGTTATATGTTTCCTTTGGTAGCATTGCTATAAAATCTGAAAAGCAATTGCATGAACTGGCTCTTGGACTAGAGGGTTGTGGGTACCCGTTCCTGTGGGTGCTCAGATCAGATATAGCAGAAGGAAAGTCCCTTGATTTACCAGAAGGCTTCAAGGATCGAACCAAGGATCGGGCTCTGATCGTTAGTTGGACGAATCAGTTGAAG GTGCTTTCTCATCCATCAATTGGAGGATTCCTTCCACATAGTGGGTAG